In Pyrococcus kukulkanii, the genomic window TAAAGGCTACCAAATCGTGGATGAGGTTAAGGAAATCGCCTCAGGATTGAACGAGAACAGAAAAGGCCTCAAAAAACTAATCAATTTAGCAAAAAACAAGGAGTATGATGTCCTCATCATCACACACCCTGACAGGCTCACACGATTCGGGTTCAAATACCTGGAAGAACTCTTCACAGCCTACAACGTGAGGATTGAAACAGTCTTCAAGAAGGATAAAACACCAAAAGAAGAACTTGTCGAGGATTTGATTACAATAATAACCAGTTTTGCGGGAAGACTTTACGGTCGCAAGAACAAGAAGCTCGTTCAAGGATTCAAAAAACTCCTCACGGAGGTCGAGAACGAGTGAAACTGACGAGAACAGTAGTCCTCGAAAGCTACCCACTCACAAAGAAGAAGTTTAAAGCAGTGAAAGAAGTTTACAGTGATTACTCCAAACT contains:
- a CDS encoding IS607 family transposase, with translation MPKFYKPSEVAELLNYNKVTIIRWIHAGKIKAIKIGRDYRIPEEEVQKLLGKKQETTRAVLYARVSGRDQKEDLETQLKTLEQYAVSKGYQIVDEVKEIASGLNENRKGLKKLINLAKNKEYDVLIITHPDRLTRFGFKYLEELFTAYNVRIETVFKKDKTPKEELVEDLITIITSFAGRLYGRKNKKLVQGFKKLLTEVENE